A section of the Corvus hawaiiensis isolate bCorHaw1 chromosome 16, bCorHaw1.pri.cur, whole genome shotgun sequence genome encodes:
- the METTL22 gene encoding methyltransferase-like protein 22, which translates to MPANGREWNPFVAALHKGLFEHCRCFSHQHTMVDLAEKEMDNPTFRSDTVLSDVHLHCPSKRHLMVRLNAVGQPVFLSYFKLLWSTEDLASGKHMREITAGREHQCRNGDELCDKDKSNIKKEEELNSEGVEALLDDDGDLEVVRRPQSASGLEAEDLLRDIVCPVILMKGKEDAFEDEEPECTCSDFVKIEHTMATPLEDVGKQVWRAAFLLADYIFFKRDTFRCCSVLELGGGTGISSIIMGTVAKRVYCTDVGEDLLAMCEQNVALNKHLMEPGGGEVKVKELDWLKDEFCTDREAPYSWSEEEIADLLDHCSVIMAADVFYDDDLTDALFRTLYRLTHNLKNSCTVYLALEKRLNFTLRHMNVTCEAYSHFRNTLNDLENLQDGKMKYTVEPIKLDFCQFLVYERIEQLELWKIMAEHLT; encoded by the exons ATGCCTGCAAATGGAAGAGAATGGAATCCCTTCGTGGCAGCACTGCATAAGGGACTGTTTGAGCACTGCAGATGTTTCTCTCACCAGCACACCATGGTAGATTtagcagagaaggagatggatAACCCCACGTTTAGAAGTGACACTGTGCTGTCTGATGTTCACTTGCACTGCCCAAGCAAAAGACACCTTATGGTACGACTGAATGCAGTTGGACAGCCAG TATTCCTGTCATATTTCAAACTCCTTTGGAGCACAGAAGATTTGGCATCTGGGAAACACATGAGAGAAATTACTGCAGGAAGAGAACACCAGTGCAGAAATGGAGATGAACTGTGTGACAAGGACAAGAGtaacataaaaaaagaagaagaattaaATAGTGAAGGAGTAGAAGCTCTGCTAGATGATGATGGAGACTTGGAAGTGGTCAGAAGGCCTCAAAGTGCCTCTGGTTTGGAAGCAGAGGATCTTTTGAGGGATATAGTGTGCCCTGTAATTCTgatgaaagggaaagaagatgcTTTTGAAGATGAAGAGCCGGAGTGCACTTGCAGTGATTTTGTTAAAATAG AACACACTATGGCAACCCCCTTAGAAGACGTTGGTAAACAA GTCTGGCGTGCTGCCTTCCTTCTGGCtgattacattttctttaaaagggaCACGTTCAGGTGTTGCTCCGTGCTGGAGCTtggaggtggcactgggatTTCCAGCATTATCATGGGAACAGTTGCCAAGAGAGTTTATTGCACGG ATGTTGGTGAAGATCTTCTGGCCATGTGTGAGCAAAATGTTGCATTAAACAAACACCTGATGGAGCCAGGAG GAGGGGAAGTTAAAGTGAAAGAACTGGATTGGCTGAAAGATGAATTCTGCACTG atcGTGAAGCTCCTTATAGCTGGTCTGAAGAAGAGATTGCTGATTTGCTTGATCACTGTTCTGTGATAATGGCAGCTGATG TGTTCTATGATGATGACCTGACAGATGCCTTGTTCAGGACTCTGTATAGACTCACACACAACTTGAAAAATTCTTGCACAGTTTACTTAGCACTAGAAAAGAG GCTGAACTTCACTTTAAGACATATGAACGTTACATGTGAGGCCTACAGTCACTTTAGAAATACTCTAAATGATTTGGAGAACCTTCaagatggaaaaatgaaatatacaGTGGAGCCCATTAAGCTTGATTTCTGCCAGTTCCTTGTTTATGAGCGAATTGAGCAGTTG GAATTGTGGAAGATCATGGCCGAACACCTAACGTGA